Proteins encoded together in one Chitinophaga varians window:
- a CDS encoding AAA family ATPase, with product MTLSTLTIFSVELQSALRIAQAIAKDHHHVQYSPAHLLRAALHKEVGLAPLLHQINIDVYYLEEWAEVRLDELPRTSRTVDEAEPDDAAATVLQEAISIAQEADKPETDAWSLLIALCTPGVGFSYEQLKSFPFTRDQLIAASEQGRSRPENTANGKTATAAIKPASLKYVYRMTDPQLLQTYHPVIGRDGDIRALSEVLTRKDRASVLVIGEGGVGKTALVEGLARAIAQKQVPLQLQQSDIYALDYGAFIAGAAYKNELEDRLLQIIQQLKQTGRHILFIDNLHTLLDKQSGGGMANVIKAALGKGEIILIGTTTPEGFRKLIEPDAILRHRFETITLGEPDETQAVRMMSAVVPVYESFYQLQVPQDATREAIRLSRRYLKERCLPDSAINLMDRTMAAIRTMQDTGAPLLVSLREELETLRGKEDLQSEDLHWFYRQLTDRLGALLTGKLQVETELTKITDTTVLLDNLQQLLDQLAGVVSVQHKTVTPVDLATMIAGMTGVPLGKIQSQERERLVAMDLHLRKRVVGQDHALKAVSDAILESRSGLSRPGQPIGSFFLLGPTGTGKTELAKSLADFLFQDERCMIRFDMSEFKEEHAAALLYGAPPGYVGYEEGGLLVNKIRQQPYAVVLFDEIEKAHPSVFDIFLQIMDEGKLHDRLGKTGDFSNALVLFTSNIGSDAIAASFEEGVIPPSQQLMELMTRHFRPEFLGRLTEIVPFGPIRQENVEKIFDIHLQHLLHLLEQQQITLTVTPAARQHLAMMGYSPRYGARPLREVIRGQLRKPLSRMIIDGSLSKEMSVTLDLKEDKLDWSINK from the coding sequence ATGACCCTTTCAACATTGACCATATTCAGCGTTGAACTGCAATCTGCTCTCAGGATTGCCCAGGCAATTGCAAAAGATCACCATCATGTGCAGTATTCCCCTGCTCACCTGCTCCGTGCCGCCCTGCATAAGGAGGTGGGACTGGCTCCCCTGCTGCATCAGATAAATATAGACGTATACTACCTGGAAGAATGGGCCGAAGTAAGGCTGGACGAGCTGCCCCGTACGTCCCGCACCGTAGACGAAGCTGAACCCGACGATGCCGCTGCCACTGTATTGCAGGAGGCCATCAGTATAGCCCAGGAGGCAGATAAACCGGAAACGGATGCCTGGAGCCTGCTGATTGCGTTATGTACCCCCGGGGTGGGCTTTTCGTACGAGCAGTTAAAATCGTTCCCCTTTACCCGTGACCAGCTCATTGCCGCCAGCGAACAGGGCCGCAGCAGACCGGAAAACACGGCTAACGGCAAAACCGCCACAGCGGCCATCAAACCGGCATCGCTGAAATATGTGTACCGGATGACAGACCCGCAACTGTTGCAGACTTATCACCCGGTCATCGGCAGAGACGGCGACATACGCGCGCTGTCGGAGGTGCTTACCCGTAAAGACCGCGCCAGCGTGCTGGTGATCGGTGAAGGCGGCGTAGGCAAAACAGCACTGGTGGAAGGACTGGCACGCGCAATTGCACAAAAGCAGGTACCGCTGCAGTTACAGCAATCTGATATTTACGCCCTCGACTATGGCGCCTTCATCGCCGGCGCTGCGTATAAAAATGAGCTGGAAGACAGATTGCTTCAGATCATCCAACAGCTCAAACAAACGGGCAGGCATATACTCTTTATTGACAATCTGCATACCCTTCTCGATAAACAGTCCGGTGGCGGCATGGCCAACGTCATCAAAGCCGCACTTGGAAAAGGAGAGATCATCCTCATCGGTACCACCACGCCGGAAGGTTTCCGCAAACTCATTGAGCCGGACGCCATCCTGCGGCATCGTTTTGAGACCATCACGCTCGGCGAGCCCGACGAAACACAGGCTGTCCGCATGATGAGCGCCGTAGTGCCGGTATATGAAAGCTTTTACCAGCTACAGGTCCCCCAGGACGCCACCCGTGAGGCTATCCGCCTCTCCCGGCGCTACCTGAAGGAACGTTGCCTGCCGGACAGCGCCATCAACCTGATGGACCGTACCATGGCCGCTATCCGCACCATGCAGGACACCGGCGCGCCACTGCTCGTGTCCCTGCGGGAAGAACTGGAAACGCTGCGTGGTAAGGAAGACTTACAAAGTGAAGACCTGCATTGGTTTTACAGGCAACTGACTGACAGACTGGGCGCACTGCTGACCGGTAAATTGCAGGTAGAAACTGAACTGACCAAAATAACAGATACCACCGTACTGCTGGACAACCTGCAACAACTGCTGGACCAGCTGGCCGGCGTGGTGTCCGTGCAACATAAGACCGTAACGCCTGTTGACCTGGCCACCATGATAGCCGGCATGACAGGCGTGCCGCTGGGCAAAATCCAGTCACAGGAAAGAGAACGCCTGGTGGCCATGGACCTGCACCTGCGTAAAAGGGTAGTAGGACAGGACCATGCCCTGAAAGCCGTATCCGACGCCATCCTGGAGTCACGGTCCGGCCTCAGCAGACCGGGGCAGCCAATTGGCTCTTTCTTCCTCCTGGGACCTACCGGTACCGGTAAAACGGAGCTGGCGAAATCTCTGGCAGACTTCTTGTTCCAGGACGAACGCTGCATGATCCGCTTCGATATGTCCGAGTTTAAGGAAGAACATGCTGCAGCTCTTCTGTATGGTGCGCCTCCGGGATATGTAGGATATGAAGAAGGCGGCCTGCTGGTCAACAAAATACGGCAACAACCCTACGCAGTAGTATTATTCGACGAGATAGAAAAAGCCCACCCGTCTGTATTTGATATCTTTTTACAGATCATGGACGAGGGCAAATTACACGACAGACTGGGGAAAACAGGAGACTTCTCCAATGCGCTGGTGCTCTTTACCTCCAATATCGGTAGCGACGCCATCGCCGCTTCCTTTGAGGAGGGGGTGATACCACCGTCACAGCAGCTGATGGAACTGATGACCCGCCACTTCCGGCCGGAATTTCTCGGAAGGCTGACGGAGATCGTTCCCTTCGGTCCTATCCGGCAGGAAAATGTGGAGAAGATATTCGATATCCATCTGCAACACCTGTTGCACCTGCTGGAACAGCAGCAGATCACGCTGACGGTTACACCGGCAGCCCGGCAACACCTCGCCATGATGGGCTATTCGCCCCGTTATGGCGCGCGCCCGCTCCGGGAAGTGATCCGTGGCCAGCTCCGCAAACCATTGTCACGCATGATCATAGATGGCAGCCTTAGCAAGGAGATGTCCGTAACGCTCGACCTGAAAGAAGATAAACTGGACTGGTCTATCAACAAGTAA
- a CDS encoding lytic transglycosylase domain-containing protein, producing MRHWCLIGLFVCLLTVPAMAQQVDFCGEVVPMERDFVSFRLMDVIKRNLRYQGYLPALRSKAEMYFPVIEPILQQYQVPLDFKYLPIVESGLTNATSPVGAQGVWQIMPGTAAELGLTVAGSYDERNHLIKATHAACRLIRMLHDQLQSWTLAAAAYNCGAGNISKNIRRQGSRDYYQLMLNNETAQYIYKIIAIKQLFESPELYLPGFGYNVFAKRDSKGSVFANPQTPPPGNIQDFNTIRINVGRKALPKQSTTVYTARLQTNAAFRDGELVSIHMLDNMQANGVYVGRNASLSGKGWIVSNRVYVDLGFGNTVVLCATDGKKGVPLDLLKTGGEVRLLSTDAHISTSLMNTRNGNVLADFSSSWSSSSSFK from the coding sequence ATGAGACACTGGTGCCTTATAGGGTTGTTCGTCTGCCTCCTCACTGTTCCGGCGATGGCGCAGCAGGTTGACTTCTGTGGCGAAGTAGTGCCTATGGAGCGGGACTTTGTATCGTTCCGGCTCATGGACGTCATTAAAAGAAATCTCCGTTATCAGGGATATTTGCCGGCACTTCGTTCCAAAGCGGAAATGTATTTTCCGGTGATAGAACCTATCCTGCAACAGTACCAGGTACCGCTGGATTTTAAATATCTGCCTATTGTGGAGAGCGGCCTTACCAACGCCACCTCTCCCGTAGGGGCACAGGGCGTATGGCAGATCATGCCGGGTACCGCAGCAGAACTGGGGCTGACCGTAGCCGGCAGCTATGATGAGCGTAACCATCTGATCAAGGCCACGCATGCCGCCTGCCGGCTGATACGCATGTTGCACGATCAGCTGCAGTCCTGGACACTGGCCGCAGCTGCCTATAACTGCGGGGCTGGCAATATCTCCAAAAATATCCGCCGGCAGGGTAGCCGTGATTATTACCAGCTGATGCTGAATAACGAAACGGCCCAGTATATCTACAAAATCATCGCCATCAAACAGCTGTTTGAAAGTCCCGAGCTGTATCTGCCTGGCTTTGGCTATAACGTCTTTGCCAAAAGAGACAGCAAAGGCTCTGTATTTGCCAATCCGCAAACACCGCCTCCCGGCAATATCCAGGACTTTAATACTATCCGTATCAACGTAGGGAGAAAAGCATTGCCCAAACAATCCACCACAGTATATACGGCCCGTTTACAAACAAATGCCGCTTTCCGGGACGGAGAGCTGGTCAGCATTCATATGCTCGACAATATGCAGGCCAATGGCGTGTACGTAGGACGTAACGCCAGTTTGTCCGGCAAAGGGTGGATTGTGAGCAACCGGGTATATGTAGACCTCGGCTTTGGTAATACCGTAGTGCTCTGCGCCACAGACGGTAAAAAAGGAGTGCCGCTCGATCTGTTAAAGACCGGCGGCGAGGTAAGGTTACTGAGTACAGATGCTCACATCAGTACATCATTGATGAATACACGGAACGGGAATGTATTGGCGGATTTTTCTTCCAGCTGGAGCAGCAGTTCCTCTTTTAAATAA
- a CDS encoding GPW/gp25 family protein: MKGKYYKLPMDFSQLLQKKDVPAVNLEESVAQHIHLLITTVLGENKDDPQYGCQWWDSDFDIKASNNEVKEQIENAVKTAVSRYEKRLAQIRVVAAVNQEELLMTPARKMKKKIRVTVSGTLAKNNNPFQYTSYFYISPLSYD; encoded by the coding sequence ATGAAAGGAAAGTATTATAAGCTACCCATGGACTTCTCCCAGCTGCTGCAAAAGAAAGATGTGCCCGCTGTCAACCTGGAAGAATCCGTAGCACAACATATTCACCTGCTGATCACCACTGTACTGGGGGAAAACAAAGACGACCCCCAGTACGGCTGTCAGTGGTGGGACAGCGATTTTGATATCAAAGCCTCCAACAACGAAGTAAAGGAACAGATCGAAAATGCGGTTAAAACAGCCGTATCACGATATGAAAAAAGACTGGCACAAATCCGGGTGGTAGCGGCCGTCAACCAGGAAGAACTGTTGATGACACCCGCCCGCAAAATGAAAAAGAAGATACGGGTCACCGTTAGCGGCACACTGGCAAAAAACAACAACCCCTTCCAGTACACCAGCTATTTCTATATCAGCCCGCTGTCGTATGATTAA
- a CDS encoding type VI secretion system baseplate subunit TssF, translating to MKEKKERIKDRMLKTAARLWGYPDAEVETSFDPIVQLLLEACASELEKISGEVDVSHARLVERLAQIMMPEPITSSQPAFGILHAMSTETIADVQADHQFYHHTKAGHNSQDLFFSPVTTHRLFKGHVQYLGIGSKLYETRDNWFKEQILQGHTLPDAAPNHLWLGLSLEDASLSYEGMSFFFDLRNIHQQEMFYHYLPLARFFINDTEVTVKAGYHQSRPVDEEEIERMVEVAVDTNARYSQHILQRFRKHFLTITDTRTHKAGASPLPAILVSTFGQEAEKLQKEIQWVRIEFPEALHHTLLEDLYCSINCFPVINKKNNEQSLKLNRYLNIIPLQTPDIFFDIKRVYDLEGTDYYVRNFATAGQMQEGELVVRSSGIGRFDTREAKEVIAYLMEVIRDESSLFEEVKNDYVTNRMRELHQLIASLEEQLQPGSNKGNIPYVMVKPKENAAYIFIEFYSTNGTAANNIRMGSKLLEYGSIQTKPGSITLLTNTQGGKDRLNIDEKINLYRAHLLSHNRVVTPEDIKALCRTIFGKELKATTVGKGVSLQPGGNAGYVRTMDIKLQLLQPIAKYPSANLHYLKEELLLQLEEKSANTFPFRVFINDVLM from the coding sequence ATGAAAGAAAAAAAAGAAAGGATAAAAGACCGTATGCTGAAAACCGCTGCCCGCCTGTGGGGATACCCCGACGCGGAAGTGGAAACCTCTTTTGACCCCATAGTACAACTCCTGCTGGAAGCCTGTGCCAGCGAACTGGAAAAAATATCAGGCGAAGTGGACGTCTCGCACGCCCGCCTGGTGGAAAGACTGGCCCAGATCATGATGCCGGAGCCCATCACCAGCAGCCAGCCTGCTTTCGGTATCCTCCATGCCATGTCTACCGAAACCATCGCTGACGTCCAGGCCGATCATCAATTCTATCATCATACAAAAGCCGGGCACAACAGCCAGGACCTGTTCTTTTCCCCGGTCACCACACATCGCCTCTTCAAAGGCCATGTGCAATACCTGGGCATCGGCAGTAAACTATATGAAACGCGCGATAACTGGTTCAAGGAACAAATACTGCAAGGCCATACCCTCCCCGATGCGGCCCCCAACCACCTGTGGCTGGGCCTCTCCCTCGAGGACGCCAGCCTCAGCTACGAAGGCATGTCCTTCTTCTTTGACCTGCGCAATATCCACCAGCAGGAAATGTTCTACCACTACCTGCCACTGGCCCGTTTCTTTATCAACGATACAGAAGTGACCGTAAAAGCCGGCTACCATCAGAGCCGCCCTGTTGACGAAGAAGAAATTGAAAGAATGGTGGAAGTGGCGGTGGACACCAACGCCCGCTACAGCCAGCATATACTGCAACGCTTCCGTAAACACTTCCTCACGATTACGGACACACGTACCCACAAGGCAGGCGCTTCACCGCTGCCGGCCATACTGGTCAGCACCTTCGGACAGGAAGCCGAGAAACTGCAGAAAGAAATACAATGGGTCCGCATCGAATTCCCCGAAGCGCTTCACCACACCCTGCTGGAGGATTTATACTGCAGCATCAACTGCTTCCCCGTTATCAACAAAAAGAACAACGAACAGTCCCTGAAACTGAACCGTTATCTCAATATCATCCCCCTCCAGACACCGGACATCTTCTTCGATATCAAAAGGGTATACGACCTGGAAGGCACCGATTATTATGTACGTAACTTCGCCACTGCGGGACAGATGCAGGAAGGGGAACTGGTAGTCCGCAGCAGCGGCATCGGCCGCTTTGACACCCGCGAGGCCAAAGAAGTGATCGCCTATCTCATGGAAGTGATACGGGATGAAAGCTCGCTGTTTGAAGAAGTGAAAAACGACTACGTCACCAACCGCATGCGGGAACTGCATCAGCTGATCGCTTCACTGGAAGAGCAACTGCAACCCGGTTCAAATAAAGGGAATATTCCGTACGTGATGGTGAAGCCCAAAGAAAATGCGGCTTATATCTTCATCGAGTTCTATTCCACCAACGGTACTGCTGCCAACAACATCCGCATGGGCAGCAAATTGCTGGAATATGGCAGCATACAAACCAAACCAGGCAGCATTACGCTGCTGACCAATACGCAAGGCGGTAAAGACAGGTTGAACATCGATGAGAAAATCAACCTCTATCGCGCTCACCTGCTGTCACATAACAGGGTTGTAACGCCGGAAGATATCAAGGCGCTGTGCCGTACCATTTTCGGCAAAGAGCTGAAAGCAACTACGGTGGGCAAAGGCGTGAGCCTTCAGCCTGGCGGCAATGCGGGGTATGTAAGGACTATGGACATCAAGCTGCAACTGCTACAGCCCATTGCCAAATATCCGTCCGCCAATCTGCATTATTTAAAAGAGGAACTGCTGCTCCAGCTGGAAGAAAAATCCGCCAATACATTCCCGTTCCGTGTATTCATCAATGATGTACTGATGTGA
- the tssD gene encoding type VI secretion system tube protein TssD encodes MSFKAELIIAGKSANVLECNYGFSQGTDAIGKPSTMPRGGTISLVLESARDTDLVQWMISPEEKRDGTIIFKRRDHDSSLRTVEFTEGICVQFHESYHHSGNSPMITHIVISARELKIGNVAYKRKWED; translated from the coding sequence ATGTCTTTTAAGGCAGAACTGATTATAGCTGGAAAGTCAGCCAATGTGCTGGAATGTAACTATGGTTTCTCCCAGGGTACCGACGCCATCGGTAAACCCAGCACCATGCCCCGCGGCGGTACCATCTCCCTGGTATTGGAATCGGCCCGCGACACCGACCTGGTGCAGTGGATGATCTCCCCGGAGGAAAAACGTGACGGCACCATCATTTTTAAACGCCGCGATCATGACTCCAGCCTCCGCACGGTGGAATTTACCGAAGGCATCTGCGTACAGTTCCACGAAAGTTATCATCACTCCGGCAACAGCCCCATGATCACCCATATCGTGATCTCTGCCCGGGAACTTAAAATCGGCAACGTTGCCTATAAAAGAAAATGGGAGGACTAA
- a CDS encoding PKD domain-containing protein, translating to MAPRKPENEHKVNSFRPFGKIASHVDPMVLWTFFGLFLVSIVLLAFQLDSKEDCTTTDIVLSNKQHTSGKAYTVGEVITFNADNKDKKRNNFSWEFGDSSARQTGAQVYHSFNKPGSYMVTLISGKCAWNKEIIIIAAPAAPTEAHPDIFPVIDGPGEVFAGRPVTFSNKTPGAHSWTWRLLQDNAEAHSQSAVTYTFSSPGERTLSLIVNGDTAHMVMKRITVFPARPQAVDPTPDPGFTPPPPPPPPVEPEKPKGPTAPAVADDEFLFMLTQVTTKQKSAGDFSKYLCDNLSARVLLNDKETDNFAHFCSRIYGKKKFKIEKVNLIKDANGCVKEIRIMYDRKKLLGIF from the coding sequence ATGGCCCCCCGTAAACCCGAAAATGAACATAAGGTAAATTCGTTCAGACCCTTTGGGAAAATTGCCAGTCATGTTGACCCCATGGTACTGTGGACTTTCTTTGGCTTATTCCTGGTCAGCATCGTGCTGCTTGCATTCCAGCTGGATTCAAAGGAAGACTGCACCACCACTGATATTGTTCTCAGCAACAAACAACATACTTCCGGCAAAGCCTACACGGTAGGCGAAGTCATTACCTTCAATGCCGACAACAAGGACAAGAAAAGAAACAACTTCTCCTGGGAATTTGGTGACTCCTCCGCCCGGCAAACCGGCGCGCAGGTATATCACTCGTTCAACAAACCCGGCAGTTATATGGTGACGCTCATTTCCGGCAAATGCGCCTGGAACAAGGAAATTATCATCATCGCTGCACCAGCCGCCCCAACGGAAGCACATCCTGATATCTTCCCCGTGATAGACGGCCCGGGTGAAGTGTTTGCCGGCAGACCGGTAACCTTCTCCAACAAAACACCGGGTGCACACAGCTGGACATGGCGCCTCCTGCAGGACAACGCTGAGGCCCACTCCCAGTCGGCCGTTACCTACACGTTCTCCTCGCCCGGCGAAAGGACCTTGTCCCTCATCGTCAATGGCGACACGGCCCATATGGTGATGAAACGTATCACCGTTTTCCCGGCCAGGCCGCAGGCTGTAGACCCGACCCCCGATCCGGGATTCACCCCGCCACCGCCACCGCCGCCGCCCGTTGAGCCTGAAAAACCCAAAGGCCCCACCGCGCCAGCCGTGGCAGACGACGAATTCCTGTTCATGCTCACCCAGGTGACCACCAAACAGAAAAGCGCCGGCGACTTCTCCAAGTACCTGTGCGATAACCTGTCTGCACGCGTACTGCTCAATGACAAGGAAACAGATAATTTCGCCCACTTCTGCTCACGCATATACGGCAAAAAGAAATTCAAAATAGAAAAAGTGAACCTGATCAAAGACGCCAACGGATGCGTGAAAGAAATCAGGATCATGTATGACAGGAAAAAACTATTGGGTATTTTTTAA
- a CDS encoding TssN family type VI secretion system protein yields the protein MRYTAKFYLMLAGVMAVGSIIVALLSRYIKNFSLFKKKALWYLACMTLVFAVISSIPFLFTHKNLMDQYLFYQVWFLGLGILHCHFMYTRFWANETTLGSELAFIVAIWLFGGVGFVLVNRFLDKDAFLYYPMLTSMFSFVLPTFVYKTFERMMAIPVKVHKWWQYPMYKEVPEVNDDDMRDLIVIGLEMEKGNGDRNRTYFRARTPIKMDLGDLFYHFINDYNDRYPNTPIDFVDDNGQAYGWVFHLKPRWFGAAKTLDPHKAVFMNGIKENSVIICNRIMLS from the coding sequence ATGAGATACACCGCTAAATTCTATTTGATGTTGGCCGGCGTTATGGCCGTAGGATCAATCATAGTGGCTTTGCTCAGCAGATACATTAAAAATTTCAGTCTTTTTAAAAAGAAGGCACTGTGGTATTTAGCATGTATGACGCTGGTATTTGCCGTGATTAGTTCCATCCCTTTCCTATTTACCCACAAGAACCTGATGGACCAGTATCTTTTTTACCAGGTATGGTTTCTCGGGCTGGGGATATTGCACTGTCACTTTATGTATACCCGCTTTTGGGCCAATGAAACCACGTTAGGGTCTGAACTGGCCTTTATTGTTGCGATCTGGTTGTTTGGCGGTGTCGGATTTGTACTGGTGAACCGTTTCCTGGACAAAGACGCCTTTCTTTATTACCCCATGCTCACCAGTATGTTTTCATTTGTGTTGCCCACTTTTGTTTACAAGACATTTGAGCGGATGATGGCCATCCCGGTGAAGGTGCACAAGTGGTGGCAGTACCCGATGTATAAAGAGGTGCCGGAGGTGAATGACGACGATATGCGTGATCTGATCGTTATAGGGCTGGAAATGGAGAAGGGCAATGGTGACCGTAACCGGACCTATTTCAGGGCCCGTACGCCTATTAAAATGGACCTTGGCGACCTGTTTTATCATTTCATCAATGACTATAACGACCGTTACCCGAATACGCCGATTGATTTTGTGGACGATAACGGGCAAGCCTATGGCTGGGTGTTCCACCTGAAGCCGAGGTGGTTTGGCGCTGCCAAAACACTGGACCCTCATAAGGCCGTGTTTATGAATGGGATCAAAGAGAACAGCGTGATCATTTGCAACAGAATTATGTTATCCTAA
- a CDS encoding DUF5458 family protein: MAELQKNEELQDLQNAGQQPSAKPEVNLAQNIESLVKYGGFDLIEAAVEGAQNLNPDRKARRNIFLTEAGKKSERDKLRKTLSLWEKVLSEATELPDMVDFCNEHAAEAEQVLNKNLAEAVEGTRELEQSYRNVALFFKNTESDKVKNISFMNVELEQLKDLDNTRFIDAVREELVANYDRLDLRDNYSLLVIPGYLGSNKVLEKWAKIAHENKAMLVTDFAHLDAPDDVMEMFELANLTGGEIHRSNVIMSCNWLVGRGKFDEVGEDDNLYVPPSGALAGKIYKTLMSQVTAGKKFGGMNEVDGVRFELKKSEIASLEKMGLVPMVKEYGKVMAFSAKTLFNGDNLGLQTYSVVRVFDFVTKVLMDFLNRRAFENFNANTRKDLMKQIIRFLDGITGPDKLIEDFNIRRFEQDPIQKDRIHLDIHLKPYFPAKNFLIKMEGQKGDDAAEWDTKYEQDK, translated from the coding sequence ATGGCAGAATTACAGAAAAACGAGGAGCTGCAGGACCTGCAAAATGCGGGACAACAACCGTCAGCCAAACCAGAAGTTAACCTCGCCCAAAATATTGAGAGCCTGGTCAAATACGGCGGCTTCGATCTCATCGAAGCTGCGGTGGAAGGCGCTCAAAACCTTAACCCGGACCGCAAAGCACGCCGTAATATTTTCCTCACGGAAGCAGGAAAAAAATCGGAAAGAGATAAACTCAGGAAAACACTGTCCCTCTGGGAAAAAGTGCTCTCCGAAGCTACAGAACTGCCGGACATGGTGGACTTCTGTAACGAACACGCCGCCGAAGCTGAACAGGTGCTGAACAAAAACCTCGCTGAAGCCGTGGAAGGCACCCGCGAACTGGAACAGTCCTACCGCAATGTGGCCCTGTTCTTCAAAAATACCGAGTCCGACAAAGTGAAGAACATCTCTTTCATGAATGTGGAACTCGAACAACTGAAAGACCTCGATAACACCCGCTTTATTGACGCTGTCCGTGAGGAACTGGTGGCCAACTACGACCGCCTCGATCTGCGCGATAACTACAGCCTGCTGGTTATTCCGGGTTATCTCGGTTCCAACAAGGTGCTGGAAAAATGGGCTAAAATAGCACATGAAAACAAAGCCATGCTGGTGACAGACTTCGCTCACCTCGACGCTCCGGACGACGTGATGGAAATGTTTGAACTGGCGAACCTCACCGGTGGCGAAATACATCGCTCCAATGTGATCATGTCCTGTAACTGGCTTGTTGGCCGTGGCAAATTCGATGAAGTAGGAGAGGACGATAACCTCTATGTGCCGCCTTCCGGTGCATTGGCAGGTAAAATCTACAAAACCCTCATGTCCCAGGTTACAGCCGGTAAAAAATTCGGCGGCATGAACGAAGTAGACGGTGTACGCTTCGAACTGAAGAAAAGCGAAATCGCCAGCCTCGAAAAAATGGGCCTCGTGCCCATGGTGAAGGAATATGGCAAAGTAATGGCCTTCAGTGCCAAAACACTGTTCAATGGTGATAACCTTGGCCTGCAGACTTACTCCGTAGTACGTGTGTTCGACTTTGTGACCAAAGTGCTGATGGACTTCCTGAACCGCCGTGCTTTTGAAAACTTCAACGCCAATACCCGTAAAGACCTCATGAAGCAGATCATCCGCTTCCTCGATGGTATTACCGGTCCGGATAAACTGATCGAAGATTTCAACATACGCCGTTTTGAACAGGACCCGATCCAGAAAGACCGTATCCACCTGGATATTCACCTGAAGCCTTATTTCCCTGCCAAAAACTTCCTGATTAAAATGGAAGGCCAGAAAGGAGATGATGCAGCTGAGTGGGATACCAAATATGAGCAGGATAAATAA